A section of the Rhodobacteraceae bacterium M382 genome encodes:
- a CDS encoding DUF1636 domain-containing protein, whose amino-acid sequence MMAKKGQVTLTICTTCRRGEMSDPEAKRPGTEMYEALQAFDLPDNISLRPAECLSACTRGCSMALTGGPARWSYVYGDMDPAQHAEDIIAGVTAYANTDNGLVPWRERPVVFRKQSIARIPPAEMPTEE is encoded by the coding sequence ATGATGGCTAAAAAGGGCCAGGTAACACTGACGATCTGCACGACCTGCCGTCGTGGAGAGATGAGCGACCCGGAAGCCAAACGCCCGGGCACCGAAATGTACGAAGCCTTGCAGGCCTTCGACCTGCCGGACAATATCAGCTTGCGCCCGGCGGAATGCCTGTCGGCCTGTACCCGGGGCTGTTCCATGGCGCTGACCGGTGGGCCGGCGCGCTGGTCCTATGTGTACGGCGATATGGACCCGGCGCAACACGCCGAAGACATCATTGCCGGCGTCACCGCCTATGCCAATACCGACAACGGGCTGGTGCCCTGGCGCGAACGCCCCGTTGTCTTTCGCAAACAATCCATCGCACGTATCCCCCCGGCTGAAATGCCGACAGAGGAGTAA
- the cobO gene encoding cob(I)yrinic acid a,c-diamide adenosyltransferase, translated as MSPVTDTPETPSDDDARHAAKMAKKKAARDRMMATKDGEKGLIIVHTGPGKGKSSSGFGMIMRCIAHEMPSAVVQFIKGGWQTGERTLIETHFSDLCQFYAMGEGFTWETQDKSRDIAAAQRGWEKAKEMIRNPEIQMVLLDEINIALRYEYLDINEVVEFLATEKPEMTHVVLTGRNAKEELIEIADLVTEMALVKHPFRAGVRAQKGVEF; from the coding sequence ATGTCCCCCGTGACCGACACGCCAGAAACACCAAGTGATGACGATGCCCGCCACGCGGCGAAAATGGCCAAGAAAAAAGCCGCCCGCGACAGGATGATGGCCACCAAAGACGGTGAAAAAGGGCTGATCATCGTGCATACCGGCCCGGGCAAGGGCAAATCCAGCTCTGGATTTGGCATGATCATGCGCTGCATCGCCCATGAAATGCCTTCGGCTGTGGTGCAATTCATCAAAGGTGGTTGGCAGACCGGGGAGCGCACCCTGATCGAAACGCATTTTTCCGACCTGTGCCAATTCTATGCCATGGGCGAAGGGTTCACCTGGGAAACCCAGGACAAGTCCCGCGATATTGCCGCCGCGCAACGGGGCTGGGAAAAAGCCAAGGAAATGATTCGTAACCCCGAGATACAGATGGTGTTGCTGGACGAAATCAATATCGCGCTGCGCTATGAGTATCTGGATATCAACGAAGTGGTGGAATTTCTGGCCACTGAAAAGCCCGAGATGACCCATGTGGTGTTGACCGGTCGTAATGCCAAGGAAGAGCTGATCGAAATCGCGGATCTGGTCACTGAAATGGCGCTGGTCAAACATCCCTTCCGGGCGGGTGTGAGGGCGCAAAAGGGCGTGGAATTCTGA